agggtagggcagttgacatggtgtacatggacctcagtaaaggttccacatggcaggctgttggagaaaatgcagaggcatgggattgagggtgatttagcagtttggattagaaactggctttctgaaagaaggcagcatgTGGTGGtttatggaaaatattcagcctggaatccagttactagtggtgtgccacaaggatctgttttgggaccactgcggtttgtcatttttatagatgacttagatgcaggcataggtggatggattagtaaatttgcagaaaacACTAAAGTGGGGGGAGtactggacagtttggaagaatgttataggttgcagggggaacttggataaactgcagaattgggctgagaggtggcaaatgaagttcaatgcagctaaatgtgaggtgattcactttgggaagaataacaggaaggcagtgatcttggagtccatgtacatagatccctgaaagttgccacccaggtggatagtgctatgaagaaggcatacggtgtgttaggtttcattcgtagagggattgagttccggaaccgcaatatcatgctgcaactatacaaaacgctggtgcggccacacttggaatattgtgtatagttctggcccccatatttcaggaaggatgtgggaagcattggaaaaggagcagaggagatttaccaggttgttgcctggtctggagggagggtcttatgaggaaaggctgagagacttaggtctgttctcattggaaagaaggcggctaagaggggatttgatagagacatataagatgatcagaggattagatagggtagacagtgaaagactctttcctaggatggtgacgtcagcttgtacgagggggcataactacaaattgaggggtgatagatttaagacggatgtcagaggcaagttctttatgcagagagtggtaagggggtggaatgccctacctgctaaggtagtcaactcagccacattagggagatgtaaacaatccttagataagcgcatggatgattttgggatagtggagggggacaagctgagaaccGTTCaacggtcggcacaacatcgagggccgaagggcctgtactgcactgtactgttctatgttccatgttctaaacttagtgcaggaggctgaaagaaatgagcagcttttaaacaaaaacctcttggagctcaaagctttcaatgagagtctgagcccggcagtaagttcaggtaacctttattgcaactcaactttgttacagcttcagatccccccagcaaaaacgcagagaaaaagcagttgctttttgaacagctcaaggtcaaagtgcacacaccacacctcccctgtcccaccccccccctcactgtctttactattggccagcaccaagttgtccctttgtaattggatccttggtacatccgtaacccggaggaagtattgcctcactcagcaattttaacccataccctgtctccaagtaagtttctccctgctcatttgccaggaaggggcagtgtagagtcaaccagactgctgtgggtctggagtcaggtgtaggccagaccaggtaaaggatgcagctggaacaACTGACTGAATCCCTTCCCCCAATGGCGGTTCCCTTCCccaacaagggagagagggaatcagatgggggctttctcccctgcaccaccccctccctgaaacggtctcattgttagattccgaactccacatttctgaccgaATACCGATTCTGCCATCTGTCTTGGTGTGATTCAAACCCGGGAGTCCCCAGAACCTGGTTGATAGTCCAATCGATATTGGCACTCGGccgtcactccttcaatccccctgcgatggcacgtgaactcgctggtgggtcagcaggtgggaggagtaggtgaaggccttcccacactgagagcaggtgaatggcctctccctggtgtggacccgccggtgcctCAGGAGGGAGGAAGATGTGCTGAAGTctttcccacactcggggcagctgaagggcctctctcccgtgtggatccgccagtgggtcagcaggtgggaggtatacctgaagcccttcccacactcggggcagctgaagggcctctctcccgtgtggatccgccagtgggtcagcaggtgggaggtatacctgaagcccttcctgcactgagAGCAGGTAAATGGCccctcccccgtgtggacctgctggtgggtcagcaggtgggaggagcaggtgaagcccttcctgcactgagagcaggtaaatggcctctccccagtgtggacccgctggtgggtcagcagggtggaggcctgggtaaaggccttcccacacacggggcagctgaagggcctctcccccgtgtggacacgctggtgcctcagcagggcggaggagcaggtgaagccctttccgcactgagagcagctgaagggcctctcccccgtgtggacccgctggtgggttagcagggtggaggaattgctgaaggccttcccacaatcggggcagctgaagggcctctcccccgtgtggatccgccagtgggtcagcaggtgggaggtatacctgaagcccttcccgcactgagagcaggtgaatggcctctcccccgtgtggacccgctggtgcctccgcagggaggaggaatcgctgaaggccttcccacactcggggcagctgaagggcctttcccccgtgtggacccgctggtggctccgcaggtgggacgaattgctgaaggccttcccgcactcggggcagctgaagggcctctcccccgtatggacccgctggtgggtcagcagggaggaggggcaggtgaagcccttcccgcactgagagcaggtgaacggcctatCCCCGGTGTGGACATGCTGGTGGGCCAACAGGGTAGAGGTATTGCTGAAGGCCtttccgcactcggggcagctgaagggcctctccccggtgtggacacgctggtgcctCAACAGGTGGGAGGAATacctgaagcccttcccgcactgagagcaagtgaagggcctctcccccgtgtggacctgctggtgggtcagcaggtgggaggagcaggtgaagcccttcccgcactgagagcaggtgaatggcctctccccggtgtggacacgcccgtgcctcagcagggtggaggagtcgctgaaggccttcccacacttggggcagctgaagggcctttcccccgtgtggacacgctggtgcctCAGTAgggtggaggcctgggtaaaggccttcctgcactctgggcagctgaagggcctctcccccgtgtggacccgctggtgggtcagcagggtggaggcctgggtaaaggccttcccgcacactgggcagctgaagggcctctcccccgtgtggacacgctggtgggtcagcaggtgggaggatgtgctgaaggccttcccacactctgggcagctaaagggcttctcccccgtgtggtcccgctggtgggccaacaggtgagaggaatgtctgaaggccttcccgcagtaggtgcaggggaatggcctctccccggtgtgactgcgccgatgtgtctccagggcagatgggacaggaaagcctttcccacagtcgccacacttccacggcTCCACCACAGGgcgggattcctcaggtttctccatagccacagcttcagctgcacacaaacacgtgtagagcccctccctgccgtgaagtccccttcccaggccgtataactgttcCAGGCTCCACGCACAgtgcgctgaaacagtggggtctctcgtccagtcccactgatgctgaaaacgtcctCAAAGAGGAACCAAAAAGTGTGGATACCTCTCACagaaatcacagtcaaaaatagttgcggtcccgatggattcagagactgtcagacattgacatcaaagtgaggactgcagacactggagagtcagtcaaaaaatgtggcgctggaaaagcacagcaggtcaggcagcatccgaggaacaggagagtcaatgtttcggtcataagcatttcatctgttgattttgaaacttcagtcttcagattttcatatactctgcaaaaacagattacaaaagtcatcactatcagtgcagggtagaaattcagaacaagcaattctactttctgtggaataatcttttgttgttccacaaaactgaaagtaccatcccactctcccttcccctctgttctcactccgctctaactaattcctctgaaggtgctgattcaggatcttacaggggcagaaaaagcaaaaacatcaagactgacatctctctgaattttggatacctccacctgaaagttaatatctttcacaacactgggatcctgctgagagtgagcaggtctgattttgggaagcaaaagtaaagtgtcaattcagggtgaacctgcaatgcagcttcttgacgaaggaccagacacaaaatggttaatgaccccgAGAAGGtggagcaaaatgagacatcaaggcattaacaccgacacacttcagtcaaactcttctgcttccagtcagggcagaacatgctctgaaagtccagccttcacaaccacacttctgctttcactgcagacaattagagtcacacagcgcagaaacagactctttggcccaacctgcccagatatcctaaattaatctagtcacgtttgccatcacttggcccctatatgggccgggtgctggcagctgggactaaattgggttggctctcttgtcagcaaggacgagttggaccgaagggtctgtttctgtgctgtacatctctatgagtgcagttgcatttgccatcacttggccctgacccatctgaacccttcatattcagatgcccatccaggagccttttaacttgtcatcgtaccagcacccaccacttcctctggcagctcactccatcactcaagCGACTCCACGTTGAAAGCGTCAGGTCTGCTGCAGAACTCCCTTGCTGGAGGGTCCCTTGGAGACACTTCAACGGGACTTCATTGAGTTGGAGAAATGAGTTGAGTTGctataaatatgttttgcttaTT
The Chiloscyllium punctatum isolate Juve2018m chromosome 16, sChiPun1.3, whole genome shotgun sequence DNA segment above includes these coding regions:
- the LOC140487198 gene encoding uncharacterized protein isoform X2 — protein: MEKPEESCPVEKPWKCGDCGKGFRVPSALETHWRSHTGERPFPCTDCGMAFRHSSHLMAHQRDHTGERPFSCPLCGKAFRYSSSLMRHQRVHTGERPFSCPECGKAYTDISSLMRHQRAHTGERPFSCPECGKAFTDISSLMRHQQIHTGERPFSCPECGKAFSYSSALRIHRRVHTGEKPFSCPECGKAFTDVSTLQKHQRIHTGERPFSCPECGKAFTHGSALRRHQRVHMGERPFSCPECGKAYTDISSLMRHQRIHTGERPFSCPECGKAFTEVSSLMRHQRIHTGERPFTCSQRGKTFSNSSTLLTHQRVHTGERPFTCSQCGKGFTCSSNLRSHRRVHTGERPFSCPECGKAFSDSSNLLAHQRIHTGERPFTCSQCGKGFTRTSHLLTHQRVHTGEFPWKCGDCGKGFPVPSALETHRRSHTGERPFPCTYCGKAFRHSSHLLAHQRDHTGEKPFSCPECGKAFSTSSHLLTHQRVHTGERPFSCPVCGKAFTQASTLLTHQRVHTGERPFSCPECRKAFTQASTLLRHQRVHTGERPFSCPKCGKAFSDSSTLLRHGRVHTGERPFTCSQCGKGFTCSSHLLTHQQVHTGERPFTCSQCGKGFRYSSHLLRHQRVHTGERPFSCPECGKAFSNTSTLLAHQHVHTGDRPFTCSQCGKGFTCPSSLLTHQRVHTGERPFSCPECGKAFSNSSHLRSHQRVHTGERPFSCPECGKAFSDSSSLRRHQRVHTGERPFTCSQCGKGFRYTSHLLTHWRIHTGERPFSCPDCGKAFSNSSTLLTHQRVHTGERPFSCSQCGKGFTCSSALLRHQRVHTGERPFSCPVCGKAFTQASTLLTHQRVHTGERPFTCSQCRKGFTCSSHLLTHQQVHTGEGPFTCSQCRKGFRYTSHLLTHWRIHTGERPFSCPECGKGFRYTSHLLTHWRIHTGERPFSCPECGKDFSTSSSLLRHRRVHTRERPFTCSQCGKAFTYSSHLLTHQRVHVPSQGD
- the LOC140487198 gene encoding uncharacterized protein isoform X1, translating into MEKPEESRPVVEPWKCGDCGKGFPVPSALETHRRSHTGERPFPCTYCGKAFRHSSHLLAHQRDHTGEKPFSCPECGKAFSTSSHLLTHQRVHTGERPFSCPVCGKAFTQASTLLTHQRVHTGERPFSCPECRKAFTQASTLLRHQRVHTGERPFSCPKCGKAFSDSSTLLRHGRVHTGERPFTCSQCGKGFTCSSHLLTHQQVHTGERPFTCSQCGKGFRYSSHLLRHQRVHTGERPFSCPECGKAFSNTSTLLAHQHVHTGDRPFTCSQCGKGFTCPSSLLTHQRVHTGERPFSCPECGKAFSNSSHLRSHQRVHTGERPFSCPECGKAFSDSSSLRRHQRVHTGERPFTCSQCGKGFRYTSHLLTHWRIHTGERPFSCPDCGKAFSNSSTLLTHQRVHTGERPFSCSQCGKGFTCSSALLRHQRVHTGERPFSCPVCGKAFTQASTLLTHQRVHTGERPFTCSQCRKGFTCSSHLLTHQQVHTGEGPFTCSQCRKGFRYTSHLLTHWRIHTGERPFSCPECGKGFRYTSHLLTHWRIHTGERPFSCPECGKDFSTSSSLLRHRRVHTRERPFTCSQCGKAFTYSSHLLTHQRVHVPSQGD